From one Clostridia bacterium genomic stretch:
- a CDS encoding cysteine peptidase family C39 domain-containing protein: MSRYKCVKQHDITDCAAACIATVCLTYGKETSITKLRDLSGTDIKGTTVLGIVQTLEQLGFEAKAGRMTRENFEEKFTLPMIARVITKEGLTHFVVVHKIKKNHLIIADPAKGVVKIKKNEFFEDFDNHVVLMAVTNQFVSGKT; this comes from the coding sequence ATGAGCAGATACAAATGTGTAAAACAGCATGACATAACTGATTGTGCGGCGGCTTGTATTGCTACGGTTTGTCTTACATACGGCAAAGAAACATCTATAACAAAATTAAGAGATTTGTCTGGTACTGATATAAAAGGCACTACTGTTTTGGGAATTGTGCAGACTCTGGAGCAGTTAGGCTTTGAAGCAAAAGCGGGCAGAATGACCAGAGAAAATTTTGAAGAAAAGTTTACCTTGCCCATGATAGCAAGAGTTATTACCAAAGAGGGCTTGACTCATTTTGTGGTTGTGCATAAAATCAAAAAAAATCATCTGATAATTGCCGATCCTGCCAAAGGTGTAGTCAAAATCAAAAAAAATGAGTTTTTTGAAGATTTTGATAATCATGTGGTACTTATGGCTGTGACCAATCAATTTGTATCGGGTAAGACC